The Candidatus Saccharibacteria bacterium oral taxon 955 DNA segment CAGTGACGCTAGGTCGGCGGGAACGTCATTCGCCTGGCCGTATTCGCCACGCAAGTAGCGCTCAACATACCGAGCTGATGGTTTGCCGTATTGAGGGTAGCGCATCGCCAAGACGTCAAATCCAAGTTTTTTAAGTTTATCTACTAACACCTTGGCCTGGGTACCCTTACCTGAGCCGTCGCCACCTTCGATGGCGATATAAACTCCTTTGTGTTGTCGCGACATCATAGCATCCCCTCGCTTAATCCGTTGATTTTCTTCGGTTTTCTGCGCAAATCCTTGTGGTTACGAGGTAGCATGGCTTCAGGTCGCCAATTAGCAATTAGCTCGTCTAGGTTGTCGGTTGATTGATATTTGCCGCTCATGCCTCCTCGACCCCGACTGTAATCTCCATCAACCTCACCAGTTTTATGAAACACTAGCTGCCCCATTCGTTCCCCGACTGGCAATACGACACTCTCGTGCTTGTTTAAGTTGTATATCTCGAGGGTAATTCGGTTGATGTAACCTGGGTCTACCCAACCAGCGTCGAAACAAACTGCCACGCCATTGCGACCCCAGCTTGATCGAGCACGCACTTCGGCGGCTCCACCGTGGGCACGGATGCCGATAAATTCATGAGTGTGCGCCAGAATACGTTCACCGGGACGCAGGACGATTATCGGATGGTCACGTGGAATATTTTTGAATGGACGATAGCCGTATTGCTCACACCATTCGTGATGAGGTATGGCTTTTAGTGGTCCTTTGAAGTACTGGGCAACGTCCTCTTCGTCGAACGGATTATAGATGCGATTATCCTCGCGGACTTCTTGTTTATAAAAATAATAGCCTAACGTAAAGTCCAGACTAGCTTCACTGACATGGTCTGGCTCAAACGGAACGCTTACAATCGTACCTTCACGAATCGCTGTTTTGATTTCGGTATTGCTATAAACGCTCATACGGCACTACCCAAAGAACTGTAAGTCATTTTTATTGTAAATCCCCCTGTTATTACCATTAGTATATCACGCTATTTGATACAATAAAGTGTATGAAAAGCATCGTTGTCGCCTATGATCGTGCCCGAGGTATCGGTGCAAATAATGACCTATTGTGGGGTCGAGATTTACCAGCAGACCTTCAGCATTTCAAGGATCTAACTGCTGGCGGGTCGTTAATCATGGGGCGTAAGACGTTTGAATCGATTGGACGCGCTTTGCCTGGCCGCGAAAATATCGTTGTAACGCATCGTCCGCTTGATGCGGTTGATGTAATCGCGGTCGATAGTCTCGCTTCGGCATATCGGTTAGCACATGGCAATCAGTTTATTATTGGCGGTGCGAGTATCTACGAGCAAGCGCTATCTGATGTTGACGTAGTTTATGCGACGGAAGTCGACCAGGTGTTCCCCGAGGCGGAGGTGTTTTTCCCTTCGCTTGGGGAGGACTGGCAGGAGCGTTCTCGCGAATCATTTGAGGCTGATGACCGTAACAAATATCCTTATGACTTCGTTACCTATGTTCGTATTGCTAAATAGCAATTTGTGCACGAATTGATGGGTGCGATTGATAATCGACAACCTTGAAATCTTTGGCGTCAAAATCACCAATATCGGTAATTTCAGGATTGAGTTCTAGTCGTGGTGCTGGGTAGGTTTCGTTACGGCGCGACAATTGCTCCTTTATCTGATCGATGTGATTATTGTATATATGTGCACTGCCAAATGTATGTGTGAAATAGCGCGGTGTACGACCGGTAGTTTGCGCCATGGCGCTCAGCATCATCGCATACTGCGCCATATTGAATGGTACGCCCAAGAACCAATCTGCACTTCGTTGATAGAGCTGCATATCGAGGTATTTTTTGCCCGTCTCTGGATTGCGTTGATCTGATGCGTTGAACTGAAATAGAGTATGGCATGGTGGTAAACCGCTTTTACTCATTTCTTCGATTTGTGCTGCATTCCATGCACTGACGATTAGACGACGCCCCATACTGCGGTCTTCGTTTCGGATTGCTTCCTGGACATTTCTCAGCTGATCGATTGGCTGACCGTCATAGCCTTCCCAGGCACGCCATTGATGGCCATAAATTGGTCCTAGGTCACCGTATTCTGACGCAAATTGATCATCGTTGAGAATTTTTTCTAGATAAGCAGACTTTTTGGTGCTCCACTCTTCTGAACCTTGCTTCGGGACGGTTTGGTTTGTCCGGCGTAAATATGATACAAATGGCCATTCGTCCCAGATGTGGTTTTTGTGCTCAGCTAGGTAGCGGAGGTTTGTGTCGCCATGAAGCATCCAGGCTAGTTCAGAAGCGACAGTGCCAAACGGCACTTTTCTGGTCGTAAGCGCCGGAAATCCCTGGCGCAGGTCGTATTTCATCTGTACACCAAATAACTCTCGAGTTCCAACACCGGTGCGATCGTCCCTCGTTTCTCCGTCGAGCAATATGCTTTCGGCTAGATCGAGATACTGATCCTCATGGCTCGGTCGTAATGTTTCTTTCATTATTTTATCCCCCTATTCATTGTTGACGATATATTGATTATATATAGCATAATTTGCTTATAATAGGGCGATTTTATACCCTAGACTCTGTGCTAAAATTATTATATGAAATCAACAGAAAAGCTTCACAAAGCGCAAACAGCGGTGCTTTATACACTTCAATATGCGACACGGGCGCGGTATTCAGAGTTGATGCGTTCCGCAAAGATGGAGAGCGATATATTCAAGTTTCATATCCATAAGCTGGTAAGGCTAGGCTATATCCTGAAAGCTGATGACGGGCTGTATGAATTGACTACCGAAGGTAAGGCTTTTGCAAGTCGTCTGGATAAGGGCACTGGGCGTGAAATTGAGCAGCCCAAATCATCAATGCTTATGGTGGTGCGATGCGGAAAATATGTTCTTGCTCACCGACGCGATCGAGAGCCGTTTAACGGTTACTGGGGTATTGCGAGCGCTCCAGTACTTCGAGGCGTACCACTAGCTGAGTCGGCTGCCCGTGAACTCAAAAAGCAGACTGGAATTGACGCAAAGTTTCGCGTTGCTGGCTCATACCGCGTGATTGACGTTAATCATCGAAATACTGTTCTTGAAGACAAGATATTTGCCCTCATGATAGCTGAACTAGATCGACCAGTTACGCCCTGTGAGTGGTCTGGAGGTTATAGTGAGTGGATGTCTCTTGAAAAACTTCTACGAAAAGATCGTCTTTTTGCTATTACGCCATCAATTTTTGAGATGATTTCGATCGGGATTCCGTTTCGCGAGGACGTGTGTGTCTACTCAAACGATGAATACTAGCGAAATGTGAGAATGTGTGGCGAATGATTGTAGATGAGGGATCGCACCTGTTTGTCTTCTAGTTGAATAAGGTGTGTGTGCTGGTGCGGAATAGATTTTGTTACCTGTTTGTCTGAACGCGAGTATATACTGTTGCCCTCTTTTTCAAATTTTGAAATCAGCGCGATATACTCTTGGGATTCTTCGGGCGTGAACTCGCTGATCGACACTACGTGCCGTTTTGGTACGATCATTGAATGTTCGCGGACGCAGTAGCCGTCCCAGGTCGCATAGCCGAATTTATTGATTACATGCCAAAACAACGAATACTCTTTGATGAGCACGTCTGATGAGTCATTGAAATTGCAGAAATCACAGTCTATGTTTTTGTTTCGACGGTAGTTTACGTAATCACGTTCCGCTTTGCGTGTTCGATTTATTGGGCCAAAACTAAAAAGGGGTCGTTTCACTATATAAATAATAACAGAGACGAGACTATAATTCTAGTGCTAACGAAGAAATTAAAAACAACCACCTGGGTGGTTGTTTTTTGTGATAGTAAAAGTAGTCGTTAGCCGACTTGGTTTTCTACCTTGATTCCAGGACCCATCGTGGTTGCGATTGCAGTCGACTTGATATAGCTACCCTTTAGGCTTGACGGTTTTTGGCTTTGAAGGCTGGCAAAGAAGGCCGATGCGTTTTCCTTAAGCTTGTCCACGCCGAAGCTTACCTTGCCGATTGAAAGATGGATTGTTGCCTGTTTGTCAACTCGGTATTCAACCCTACCGGCTTTTGCCTCAGAAACAGCCTTTACAACATCAGCGGCAACTGTACCACTCTTTGGGTTTGGCATGAGGCCCTTTGGCCCGAGCAGACGCGCGTATTTGCCGAGTTTTGGCATATAAGCTGGAGTTGCAATTAGGATATCAAAGTTTAACTCACCTTTATCGAGGAGTTTTAGGATTTCTTCATCTCCTGCGATATCTGCGCCAGCTTTTACGGCTTTTGCGGTCTCGGCTTCTGGGGCAAACACTGCAACCCGGATATCCTTACCCGTGCCGTTTGGCAGTGCTACGGTCGCGCGGATATTTTGGTCGGCCTGACGGGGATCGACACCGAGGCGAACGTGTACCTCAACGCTAGCATCAAATTTTGCTGGATTTGTTTCAATAGCAAGTGCCAATGCGTCAGCAAGGTTATATACCTTTGTGCTGTCAATTTTCTCGGCAACTTTGCGGTAGTTCTTGCCGCGACGTTCAATCAGTGGACGAACTTTTGGTGCGGGACCTTTTTTCTCATGCGCAACTGCGTCACCTTGCGGGGTGGTATCACCGGCCTCTTTGCGAGCTTCTTTTTTGGCCTTCTCCTCGGCTTCGTCAAGAGATTTTTGAGAACGCTTACCGGCTTTTGCAACGACTGCCTCACGGACTTCGTGTTTTTCGGCCTGAGCGATAGCCTCTTCGATCTCAGCGATAGTATTTTTTTCTGAAACTTCTAGCTTCAGTTCAGCTGCTTTTTCAAGCAGCTCGGCTTTTTTTGCCATAGTAGAATCCTTTCTGTGGTACAAACGGTCGTTAGACCTCCCAACCTTGATGTAAATATCTATGGCATATTACCAGATTTTGGCGGTTTATGCAAGATTTTCTGGTGCACAGAATGATTTTAAAAAGCCAAATTCGTTGATATTTTTACTACGTATTTTCATCTGGTGGCGCTAGCACTAGCGTGTTAATTATTGACCGAAACGCTATCCTGCGATATCATCGACTTTGTGTCTCTTGAAAACCGTAGACAATCTCGGGAGGATTTTCAGGCACAAAATCCACGTGTAATCGAAATTAAACCTAGCCGTGGGGGTTGGTAAATGTAAGAGTCGTACGTCGACTATTCAGTCGATAGACTCGGGAGAAAACATGCGTTTCAACAAGACAGTGACGGTGGTCGCCTTTGCGCTTGCCCTCACCGTATTTGGCGGACACAATGCTTACGCCACAGACACCAAACAAACCCTGGAGCCTGGCAAAGATAGCCAAGCTCACACAAATACTAACGCTAACACGAAAGTTGATGTGACGGTAAACGCCGGCGACACGCTAACTGCTATTGCCAAGGCGCATCACACGACGGTTGAAGCAGTGATGGCTGAAAACAGTATCACTAACGCAAACCTTGTCGAGCCAGGTCAAGTGATCAAAGTCACGCCTGGCAAAGAACAGCTCATTGACAAGTACGACAAGCTTCAGGCCGCGGCCAGCGCGTTTATGACGCCTCCTGCACCTGCGCCACAGCCGGCTGCGACAAAGGTTGTCGCGCAAACTGCGACGACATACACAACACGTCGTTATTCATCAGCGCCAACCAGTTCAAGTAGCCGATATGTCGGTAACGGTATGTGGTGCACTGACTACGTTCACTCGCGCCGTCCAGATGTTGCTGTCTATGGTAATGCTGGTTATAACTGGATAGGCTCGGCGCAGGCGGCCGGTAAGGCAACTGGTTCAGCGCCCCAGGCGGGAGCAGTAGCTGTAACAAATGGTCACGTTGCTTATGTTGAATCAGTTAATCCAGACGGTACATATGTCGTTTCTGAGATGGGCTGGAATTATAAGCGAGGAAGCTACAACAAGCGAACTGTTAGCCCCGGTACATTTGGTAAGTTTATCTACTAGTAATAAAAACACCGCAACCTCTGCGGTGTTTTTGATAGAGCTACGAAAAACGCCCTCTAGTTGTCTAGGGGGCTTTTCGTCCTGTTTGGCTCCTATTAGCAGACGCTTAGGAGCGTCCAGACGCCACTGTGATGACGTAAACAAAAGCTTTGTTCGCCATCGCTCATCGTGACAGTACTACTCACTCGCTCACCACGTCGTGCGACGACTCGGATACCGCGATCAATAAATTGATAGGTTCGACCACCCCATTCCATGCGTTTTGGGATTGCCTCCATATCTTGACCGAAGTCGATTGCGGTGATAGAAACAGGACTGTTAATTTGGTTGGTTATCATAGCATACTCTCCTATGGTGTAGCTCGCCTCTTGTATTGACATTTGGCTTGCTAGTTTATTTTTTGATTTAAAGTGGTGGAGTATGAACGACTATGGCCGCGGTCCTGCCCCACTTTATGCAGAGTACAGCGTATGCCAGAGGTCGTGATTTCAGAGGTTCTGGTTACTCCCAGAGCCTAGTGCGTTAGATGGCTTGGCTGTGGAAACCAGCAAATTGGAGTACAACTATAACCTATATCTATGATACCGTGGCGTATCGGTAGCTGGTCAAGTCTAGAAATCTTTGTGAAATGTCGTGAAAAATAGATAAAAGACGTATCTATTGATAATCACCGCCACTTATACCAAAGTACTTTTCCATGGTTTCGACACCTTTTGCTTTCATATCTTTGGCAACGGCGACGCCGACATAGCGCCAATGCCATGACTCTGGACTGTAGCCAGTTATGCTGGTCATTCCGTCGGGATATCGTCGAATAAAGCCATAGTCAGCCGCATGTTGAGTGAGCCAGGTGTATTGGGCGGTTGAGCCGAAACACTCGAGGTAGCATGAGCCTACTTTCAGATCGACAACTAAGCCTGTCTGATGCTCGCTGTAGCCTGGTCGTGCTGATATTGTATCGGCGGCCGCCTGACTGCCGTTGGCATTGACCCAGTATCGATAGGTGGATTGTTGGTCGGCGTAGGAACGATAGGCGCTTGATATATCGATTTGTAAGCCTTCGGCTTGGGCGGCGTTCATCAAGGCCTGTAGTTGGCTGGCAGCCTCGCGGCGAAGAGGATAGCCTTTGATAGTTACTAGGTCAGTTGGCGCCCAGTCTATCGGTGAGAAACAGTGTTTTTTATTGAGGACAGCGGTTATCGATGATGGATTTGTAACGTCACATTTAGGAGTTGCTGGTGCGGTTCCCGCTGGCTTGGTGGCTGCTTTTTTCTTGGCTTCGGCGGCATCCTTCTCTGCCTTTGCTCGAGCCTCTGCTTCAGCTCGTTGGGCGGCAAGTTTCTTTTCTTTTACTACAGCCTTAGCCCGTTCATCGATTGCTGTCAGTTCTTTTTGTAGTGCGACCTTGCGTGATTCTGATGTCACTCTCTCGCGGTGATCGGTAATAACTACAAATAGTACGGAGGCGATAATTAGAGTAGGTATACAAATTACCAAGATAAGATGTCGACGCAAGAAGTGGGGTTTCTTGATTTTGTTGACCTGATTGACTGGTCGCTCGGTAGGCTCCTCCATAGCTCTAGTATAAAGCATAATTATAATTAACAAGGATCTTTTTACTGTGCCCTGTACGACCTTGCTAATATCCTTGTACTGTAAAACTCTCCAGATGATATTGCTAGGGTCAACAGTTTTCTAGAGGTGAATTCGTCGCCTGTTTAGCGATCGCATCACCCAAAACGTTGCCATATCGAGCCGCCGCCGTGTGGTCATTTGGCACGCTCTGTCTGTTGAACCGATGTACAATCCCGTGCATCAAGTCTGTGCCATTCCAAAACGTCTGAGCTACCACATTATTGACGAAACGAGGGCATCCTGATGAAACTCGCCAAGCGTACTGTGCCAGTGCGTGTGTCCACATATAGTAATTGTCACCAGCTGGGTCCTGTGGGCCGTTTTCACGTGTTTTGTGCGCCTTGATTGTTCTGCGCCAAGCAAGCATCGTATCGAGTCGCCGCTGCCTGTCGGTAATTTCGTTTGGCAGTAGCGTACTGTCGAGCCAGCGCGCATATTGGCGCGATGACGCCCAAAGCAACATCAATGAATCATCAACTCGCTCAGTTAGTGACAGCGCGGCGTCTAGCTGCTCAGTTGCGTCTAGCGGGCCCGAGACGCCGTACCGCTGTTCGTATTCCATCCGGAGCGCTTCAGTTTGAGTGAAGCTCGGCGTGCCCACTATGTCATCTGGACCGACCCCAGAATGGTCAGTAAATTGCATTAGCGCAGCGCTTAAGTTCAGCATCGCAACCGCACCAAGTACTCGTGGCGTATCGCGATATCCCGCTAGTCTCTCGCGTACATTTGGCAAAGCCTCTTCAACTGCCGGCATTAGCGGCTGTTCGGTAGCCTCGGCTGCGAGCTCGGCCTCTACGTGTAGTTTTTCGTGAGGTGGAGTTATCAACAGTGTAATTACGGACCTCGCGAGTTTGTCTCCTGCTCTGATCGCAGCGTACCGCTCGTTTTGTCTCTTTTTTTCTTCCACCGTGTTATAATATCATATATAATGAAAAAGACAAATAGTCAAATTTCCTTCCGTCGCTTTGCT contains these protein-coding regions:
- a CDS encoding deoxycytidine triphosphate deaminase — its product is MSVYSNTEIKTAIREGTIVSVPFEPDHVSEASLDFTLGYYFYKQEVREDNRIYNPFDEEDVAQYFKGPLKAIPHHEWCEQYGYRPFKNIPRDHPIIVLRPGERILAHTHEFIGIRAHGGAAEVRARSSWGRNGVAVCFDAGWVDPGYINRITLEIYNLNKHESVVLPVGERMGQLVFHKTGEVDGDYSRGRGGMSGKYQSTDNLDELIANWRPEAMLPRNHKDLRRKPKKINGLSEGML
- a CDS encoding dihydrofolate reductase, which gives rise to MKSIVVAYDRARGIGANNDLLWGRDLPADLQHFKDLTAGGSLIMGRKTFESIGRALPGRENIVVTHRPLDAVDVIAVDSLASAYRLAHGNQFIIGGASIYEQALSDVDVVYATEVDQVFPEAEVFFPSLGEDWQERSRESFEADDRNKYPYDFVTYVRIAK
- a CDS encoding thymidylate synthase, with translation MKETLRPSHEDQYLDLAESILLDGETRDDRTGVGTRELFGVQMKYDLRQGFPALTTRKVPFGTVASELAWMLHGDTNLRYLAEHKNHIWDEWPFVSYLRRTNQTVPKQGSEEWSTKKSAYLEKILNDDQFASEYGDLGPIYGHQWRAWEGYDGQPIDQLRNVQEAIRNEDRSMGRRLIVSAWNAAQIEEMSKSGLPPCHTLFQFNASDQRNPETGKKYLDMQLYQRSADWFLGVPFNMAQYAMMLSAMAQTTGRTPRYFTHTFGSAHIYNNHIDQIKEQLSRRNETYPAPRLELNPEITDIGDFDAKDFKVVDYQSHPSIRAQIAI
- the rplA gene encoding 50S ribosomal protein L1, producing the protein MERRGKNYRKVAEKIDSTKVYNLADALALAIETNPAKFDASVEVHVRLGVDPRQADQNIRATVALPNGTGKDIRVAVFAPEAETAKAVKAGADIAGDEEILKLLDKGELNFDILIATPAYMPKLGKYARLLGPKGLMPNPKSGTVAADVVKAVSEAKAGRVEYRVDKQATIHLSIGKVSFGVDKLKENASAFFASLQSQKPSSLKGSYIKSTAIATTMGPGIKVENQVG
- a CDS encoding LysM peptidoglycan-binding domain-containing protein; this encodes MRFNKTVTVVAFALALTVFGGHNAYATDTKQTLEPGKDSQAHTNTNANTKVDVTVNAGDTLTAIAKAHHTTVEAVMAENSITNANLVEPGQVIKVTPGKEQLIDKYDKLQAAASAFMTPPAPAPQPAATKVVAQTATTYTTRRYSSAPTSSSSRYVGNGMWCTDYVHSRRPDVAVYGNAGYNWIGSAQAAGKATGSAPQAGAVAVTNGHVAYVESVNPDGTYVVSEMGWNYKRGSYNKRTVSPGTFGKFIY
- a CDS encoding D-alanyl-D-alanine carboxypeptidase family protein, encoding MEEPTERPVNQVNKIKKPHFLRRHLILVICIPTLIIASVLFVVITDHRERVTSESRKVALQKELTAIDERAKAVVKEKKLAAQRAEAEARAKAEKDAAEAKKKAATKPAGTAPATPKCDVTNPSSITAVLNKKHCFSPIDWAPTDLVTIKGYPLRREAASQLQALMNAAQAEGLQIDISSAYRSYADQQSTYRYWVNANGSQAAADTISARPGYSEHQTGLVVDLKVGSCYLECFGSTAQYTWLTQHAADYGFIRRYPDGMTSITGYSPESWHWRYVGVAVAKDMKAKGVETMEKYFGISGGDYQ